Proteins from a single region of Diorhabda sublineata isolate icDioSubl1.1 chromosome 2, icDioSubl1.1, whole genome shotgun sequence:
- the LOC130440602 gene encoding uncharacterized protein LOC130440602 has product MVRNYVRKSKRATSYTKEDLQRAMEEVRSGRITAYKASQRFKIPMMTLNYRLRGIRGVKSSSQGRSTAIPIQEEREVLKIVGDYVKRNKLKTPFKAGLAGEDWFLGFSKRHGLSIKKPQSVEYARKKSLDPFIINKYFELLKNILDNLGLRDKPHLIWNLDESGFCMDPSKTKVVGKRGTAASRTTAGAGRENITVLMAGNAAGHKAPPLIIFKGKNIWNEWVAPDGQGFPGTAYAATANGWMESNIFLKYFEKSFLKEIGDARPVLLIYDGHTSHVDERLIECALQNNVTILKLPPHSSHLLQPLDLSVFRSLKSRWDTEVIEWQRHHQGQRIPKNHFSKLIGKVWMETNPDIIISGFRKGGIFPYNSEVISKEHFDPLAMKRWEKHEKDNNNRNDIHVNDQDQAGPSVDQPNQINRVINENASEGSTTTFEELLLEKVKQHENNNLKKKRTKIASGAEVITSSEVVERLQEKQQKKTTSEKE; this is encoded by the coding sequence atggtTAGGAACTACGTCCGAAAAAGCAAAAGGGCTACCTCCTATACAAAAGAAGATTTACAACGGGCTATGGAAGAAGTGAGGTCTGGAAGAATTACAGCATACAAGGCCAGTCAAAGATTTAAAATTCCTATGATGACCCTGAATTATCGTTTAAGAGGCATTCGAGGGGTAAAGAGCAGTAGTCAAGGTAGGAGTACAGCTATTCCTATTCAGGAAGAAAGAGAAGTCCTTAAAATTGTTGGCGATTATGTTAAACGAAACAAATTAAAGACTCCTTTTAAAGCAGGATTGGCAGGGGAAGATTGGTTTCTTGGATTTTCGAAACGACATGGTTTGTCCATTAAGAAGCCACAGTCAGTAGAATACGCCCGCAAAAAAAGTTTGGATCCGttcattattaacaaatatttcgaattattgaagaatattctTGATAACTTAGGCTTGCGTGATAAGCCACACCTCATCTGGAATCTTGATGAGTCCGGTTTTTGTATGGATCCATCTAAGACGAAAGTTGTAGGCAAAAGGGGAACAGCAGCTTCTCGTACCACAGCAGGTGCTGGACGAGAAAACATAACGGTTCTAATGGCGGGAAACGCTGCTGGGCATAAGGCACCACCTCTTATCATATTTAAGGgtaaaaatatatggaatgaATGGGTTGCTCCCGATGGTCAAGGATTCCCAGGTACAGCCTACGCGGCTACAGCTAACGGTTGGATGGagtcaaatattttcttaaaatattttgaaaaaagtttcctAAAAGAAATTGGCGATGCTAGACCAGTGCTATTAATTTATGACGGTCATACATCACACGTCGACGAACGCCTTATTGAGTGTGCTTTACAAAATAATGTGACAATATTAAAACTTCCCCCTCATTCTAGTCATTTGCTACAACCGCTCGACCTCAGTGTATTTCGATCCCTTAAATCAAGGTGGGATACCGAAGTTATCGAGTGGCAAAGACATCACCAGGGCCAACGAATTCCTAAGAATCATTTTAGCAAGCTAATAGGAAAGGTTTGGATGGAAACTAACCCCGATATTATAATCAGCGGATTTCGAAAGGGGGGAATATTTCCATATAACTCTGAAGTTATTTCGAAGGAGCACTTTGATCCACTTGCAATGAAACGATGGGAAAAACATGAAAAGGATAACAACAACCGCAATGATATACACGTGAATGACCAAGACCAGGCTGGTCCATCTGTTGATCAACCCAACCAGATTAACAGAGTCATCAATGAAAATGCAAGTGAAGGTAGCACTACTACTTTTGAAGAACTTTTGCTGGAAAAAGTGAAGCAGCACGAGAACaacaatctaaaaaaaaaaagaacaaagaTTGCAAGCGGTGCGGAAGTTATAACCTCTTCGGAGGTTGTTGAAAGACTACAggagaaacaacaaaaaaaaacaaccagCGAAAAAGAATAA